The following proteins come from a genomic window of Oceanispirochaeta sp. M1:
- a CDS encoding glycoside hydrolase family 2 protein: MNHKRALKQNWILSCPEHNISLPVEIPSTVFESLLDASIIEDPFYGDNEKSLSWVYESQWNYSSELVLEKEDLDADELILRFHGLDTLAAVNLNGKILGQVDNMHRCWEFNLLKETKDTLVPGTNTLEIEFRSSTAAGRAETRRYGRNLREFPFFMKSPTLRGASYIRKALYSFGWDWGPQLPDTGIWREVEIERIQGVKLINLQSCQTHSYTDAHKGHYPDHPIEKTELRVRCESENPSGLECHISLDGPGFNEKKILKDNEVLFEINNPSLWWTWDLGEAVLYELKAEYYKGEQVVDQIVQKIGLRDLKLIRDKDRWGETFYFSLNGVPLFARGSNWIPVDSFIPRGKKAGLYEKRIQDALDANMNMLRVWGGGIYEENLFYDLCDEKGLLVWQDFMFACMPTPKHPAFYDSVIGEASDNIRRLRHHSCLALWVGNNEIEGGWKSLFYWLRFPRYKKSYLYLFEDLLSSLVQELDSGREYWPSSPSSGGSFKNPESENSGDSHFWSVWHGGKPFSAYREHYSRFMSEFGFESFPGMKTISSFAKESDWSFHSNIMENHQKNVAGNKKILKYMKKRFSIPASFEDQVTLSQITQAEAMEYGVDHWRRNRQDYRCMGALYWQINDCWPVASWSSVDYYGRWKALHYFAKRFNSPIYCNASESDSSVEIWGVNDRRQSEELTLEWSLCDVSGKVLRQGKKDCIFHPADSALLEQIDLENGDERQGILFYSLWREDKPFYRGMKLLKAPVKYHFNDPGLSWKSEEKGGSITVTVKAEAPAVYVHWRSDIDGNGSDNYFSLMKDEEYSVEIKLWNKAEKELFLKTLIFNSLYDIQPRDSV, encoded by the coding sequence ATGAATCATAAAAGAGCTCTGAAACAGAACTGGATACTCTCTTGCCCCGAACATAATATATCTCTGCCTGTGGAAATCCCTTCCACTGTCTTTGAATCCCTTCTGGACGCTTCAATTATTGAAGATCCCTTTTATGGTGACAATGAGAAAAGTCTGTCCTGGGTGTATGAATCGCAGTGGAATTACAGTTCTGAATTGGTCCTTGAAAAAGAAGATCTGGATGCCGATGAACTGATTCTCCGTTTTCACGGCCTTGATACTCTCGCTGCTGTCAATCTGAATGGTAAAATTCTGGGACAGGTTGACAATATGCATAGATGTTGGGAATTCAATCTCTTAAAAGAAACTAAAGACACCCTGGTCCCGGGGACTAATACATTGGAAATCGAGTTTAGAAGCTCCACAGCAGCCGGCAGGGCAGAGACTCGCAGGTATGGTCGGAATCTCCGGGAATTTCCTTTTTTTATGAAGAGTCCTACCCTGAGAGGTGCCTCTTACATAAGAAAGGCTCTCTACTCCTTTGGATGGGACTGGGGACCTCAGCTGCCTGATACAGGAATCTGGCGGGAAGTGGAAATTGAGCGTATTCAGGGCGTAAAACTGATAAATCTGCAGAGTTGTCAGACTCATTCTTATACTGACGCTCATAAGGGACACTATCCTGATCATCCCATAGAAAAAACTGAACTGAGAGTCCGCTGTGAATCAGAGAATCCTTCGGGTTTAGAATGCCATATCTCTCTCGATGGTCCCGGTTTTAATGAAAAGAAAATTCTGAAGGATAATGAAGTCCTTTTTGAGATTAATAATCCTTCTTTGTGGTGGACCTGGGATCTGGGAGAAGCTGTACTCTATGAGCTGAAGGCCGAATACTATAAGGGTGAACAAGTTGTTGACCAGATAGTTCAGAAAATCGGACTCAGAGATCTTAAACTGATCCGGGATAAAGACAGATGGGGAGAAACCTTCTATTTCAGTCTTAACGGAGTTCCTCTTTTTGCCAGAGGATCTAACTGGATTCCCGTAGATTCCTTTATCCCCAGAGGAAAAAAAGCAGGTCTTTATGAGAAGCGTATTCAGGACGCATTGGATGCAAATATGAATATGCTCCGTGTCTGGGGTGGCGGGATTTATGAAGAAAATCTTTTTTATGATCTCTGTGATGAGAAGGGGCTTCTGGTATGGCAGGATTTTATGTTTGCCTGTATGCCCACACCCAAACACCCGGCATTCTATGATTCAGTAATAGGGGAAGCCAGTGATAATATCAGACGTCTTCGTCATCATTCCTGTTTAGCCCTGTGGGTCGGTAACAATGAGATCGAAGGGGGCTGGAAAAGCCTGTTTTACTGGCTCCGTTTTCCGCGATATAAAAAGAGTTATCTCTATCTTTTTGAAGATCTTCTTTCATCTCTGGTACAGGAGCTGGACAGCGGGCGTGAGTACTGGCCCAGTTCTCCATCCTCGGGTGGTTCATTCAAGAATCCTGAAAGTGAAAACTCTGGAGATTCCCATTTCTGGTCTGTCTGGCACGGGGGAAAACCTTTTTCAGCCTACAGGGAGCATTATTCCCGTTTTATGAGTGAGTTCGGTTTTGAGTCTTTTCCCGGAATGAAAACCATAAGCTCCTTCGCAAAAGAAAGTGACTGGTCTTTCCATTCGAATATCATGGAGAATCATCAGAAAAACGTGGCAGGCAATAAGAAAATTCTCAAATATATGAAAAAAAGATTTTCCATCCCGGCAAGCTTTGAAGATCAGGTGACACTGTCTCAGATAACCCAGGCTGAAGCCATGGAATACGGTGTGGATCACTGGAGACGGAACAGACAAGACTACCGTTGTATGGGCGCTCTCTACTGGCAGATCAATGACTGCTGGCCTGTCGCTTCATGGTCCTCTGTAGACTATTACGGAAGATGGAAGGCTCTTCATTATTTTGCAAAACGTTTTAACTCTCCAATCTATTGTAATGCGTCTGAGTCGGATAGTTCTGTTGAAATATGGGGTGTCAATGATAGAAGACAATCAGAAGAACTGACCCTGGAATGGTCGCTTTGTGATGTATCCGGTAAGGTTCTTAGACAGGGAAAAAAGGATTGTATTTTCCATCCTGCAGATTCAGCCCTTCTTGAGCAGATTGATCTGGAAAATGGGGATGAGAGGCAGGGAATTCTCTTCTACTCTCTCTGGAGAGAAGATAAGCCCTTTTATAGAGGCATGAAGCTTCTTAAAGCTCCTGTAAAGTATCATTTCAATGATCCCGGACTGAGCTGGAAGAGTGAAGAAAAAGGTGGCAGTATTACTGTCACAGTAAAAGCGGAAGCTCCTGCTGTTTATGTTCACTGGCGGTCAGATATCGATGGTAATGGTTCGGATAATTATTTTTCTCTTATGAAAGATGAAGAGTACAGTGTCGAAATAAAGCTGTGGAATAAGGCTGAAAAGGAGCTCTTTCTGAAGACTCTCATTTTCAATTCTCTCTATGATATCCAGCCCCGTGACTCAGTCTGA